A stretch of the Notamacropus eugenii isolate mMacEug1 chromosome 2, mMacEug1.pri_v2, whole genome shotgun sequence genome encodes the following:
- the BTN1A1 gene encoding butyrophilin subfamily 1 member A1, translated as MMEAFPVSSQLKYLIFFFFQFPMLYSAHFDVIGPVKPILVMVGEDIDLPCHLSPNISAENMELRWYRNKISPAVYVYQKEKDQKGEQIKEYQGRTTFVRDNITEGNVAVTIHNVRASDDGQYRCFFKDDQMYEEAIIELKVASLGSDPHIHMEAYGDEGILLECTSVGWYPVPQVQWKDLRGEILPLLSVSQTSNGDGLITVEASVVIRDNSVRSASCFIQNPLLNLEKVVRISIPGPFFSTLSPWMMSMAVILTALGLLTIGAIFFIWKLHRNKNREKDDRSFDQEKFQEELRWKKAQLHAVDVTLDPDTAHPHLFLYEDLKSIRLEDTRQKLPDKPERFDSWPCVLGQEGFTSGKHYWEVEVGDRTDWAVGVCKENVTKKGFDPMTPENGFWAVELYGNGYWALTPLRTPLPLTGPPRRLGVFLDYESGHISFYDMTNGSHIYTFPQASFSGTLRPFFCLWSCGKKPLTICPIFNGPDEITVIPNAPVPSKESLVSPTSERSTPGDTGTP; from the exons ATGATGGAGGCTTTCCCAGTGTCTTCACAGCTCAAATatctgattttcttcttctttcagtTCCCCATGCTGTACTCAG CTCATTTCGATGTGATTGGGCCTGTTAAACCCATCCTGGTAATGGTTGGGGAAGATATTGACTTACCCTGTCACCTGTCACCCAATATAAGTGCTGAGAATATGGAGCTGAGGTGGTACAGAAATAAGATCTCTCCAGCTGTATATGTGTATCAGAAAGAAAAGGATCAAAAAGGAGAGCAAATTAAGGAGTATCAAGGGAGAACAACATTTGTTCGAGACAATATCACTGAGGGGAATGTGGCTGTGACGATCCACAATGTAAGAGCTTCTGATGATGGACAATATCGCTGCTTTTTCAAGGATGACCAAATGTATGAAGAAGCTATCATAGAGCTGAAAGTGGCAA gtCTGGGCTCTGATCCTCATATTCATATGGAAGCTTATGGAGATGAAGGCATTCTCCTAGAATGCACATCAGTTGGATGGTACCCAGTGCCCCAGGTGCAATGGAAAGATCTCAGGGGAGAGATATTGCCACTTTTGTCAGTATCCCAGACATCTAATGGAGATGGCCTTATTACTGTAGAAGCTTCTGTGGTGATCAGAGACAATTCTGTGAGGAGTGCATCCTGTTTCATTCAGAACCCCCTCCTCAATCTGGAGAAGGTGGTAAGGATTTCAATACCAG GTCCCTTCTTCTCAACGTTATCTCCTTGGATGATGTCTATGGCTGTGATTCTTACTGCTCTTGGACTTCTCACTATTGGTGCCATATTTTTCATCTGGAAACTACatagaaacaaaaacagagaaaaagacgATAGATCTTTCGACCAAG agaaattccAGGAAGAGCTAA GATGGAAAAAGGCTCAGTTACATGCAG TTGATGTAACTCTGGATCCAGACACAGCTCATCCCCATCTCTTCCTGTATGAGGATTTGAAATCCATAAGGTTGGAAGACACACGACAGAAGCTGCCTGACAAGCCAGAGAGATTTGACTCTTGGCCTTGTGTACTGGGCCAAGAAGGCTTCACCTCGGGGAAACACTACTGGGAAGTAGAAGTAGGAGACAGAACTGATTGGGCTGTAGGAGTTTGTAAGGAAAATGTGACAAAGAAAGGATTTGATCCCATGACCCCTGAGAATGGGTTTTGGGCTGTGGAGTTGTATGGAAATGGATATTGGGCCCTTACTCCACTCCGGACCCCACTTCCTCTAACAGGACCTCCTCGCCGTTTAGGGGTGTTTTTGGACTATGAATCTGGTCACATCTCCTTTTATGACATGACTAATGGATCACACATCTACACTTTCCCCCAAGCCTCCTTTTCTGGGACTCTCCGACCTTTCTTCTGCCTTTGGTCTTGTGGTAAAAAGCCCCTTACTATCTGTCCAATATTTAATGGGCCTGATGAAATCACTGTCATTCCTAATGCCCCTGTCCCTTCTAAAGAGAGCCTTGTGTCCCCCACAAGTGAAAGATCAACTCCTGGTGATACAGGTACTCCTTAA